TATTTTCCATAGCAAGAATAATTAAACTTAATGCCTGATTCGCTCTTATTATCTGTCTTATTATTGATATATATGGAGGTCAAATTCCTTCTCTCCAGCGATTCTGGGTATTGAGTTTTCTATTATAAAATAAGCTGAGGTGTTTAATCTGGTTAAAAATGTTATTAAAAGTATGGTAGGGGAAGCTCTCGTAGGTTCTGGTCCGGAAGTTGCACACATAGACCTCGTTATCGGACCAAGAGGAGGACCAGTTGAAGCAGCATTTATTAACTCGCTTGCAATGCCCAGGGAGGGTCATACTCCACTTCTTGCGGTTCTTGAGCCAAATCTTCAGCCTAAACCCACGACATTGATCATAAACAAGGTAACGATAAAGAATGCATCGCAGGCTGCTCTTATGTTCGGGCCGGCTCAGGCTGCGGTAGCAAAGGCAGTTATGGATTCCGTGGCTGATGGCGTGCTTCCTCAAGAACAGGCAGATGACATTTTTATTATCGTTTCCGTCTTTATCGAGTGGGATGCAAAAGACAAGGACAAAGTTTATGAATATAACTATGAGGCGACAAAGCTTGCAATAGCAAGGGCGATGGAAGGCAGCCCGACTGTTGAAGAAGCGCTTGCTAAAAAAGAGTCTGCAAAACACCCATTTGCCTGAGTTTATTGTTCAGTTCAATTCAGTTTCAAAAATAGTTTATTTCGGGTTGAATAATGATTCAACCTTTGTTCTTTCTTTGCGGCAGGATATGACCCAGCATAAATGCGGTATTTTTTTACAGTGATTTTTTTACTAGGATAAATAACGCCGTAAGATTCATGAGAACTAAAATACTGCTCCTGGATGACATATTCAACATTGTGTCCTGGGCTTGAATGAT
The Methanosarcina thermophila TM-1 genome window above contains:
- the fae gene encoding formaldehyde-activating enzyme, giving the protein MVGEALVGSGPEVAHIDLVIGPRGGPVEAAFINSLAMPREGHTPLLAVLEPNLQPKPTTLIINKVTIKNASQAALMFGPAQAAVAKAVMDSVADGVLPQEQADDIFIIVSVFIEWDAKDKDKVYEYNYEATKLAIARAMEGSPTVEEALAKKESAKHPFA